Sequence from the Colletotrichum higginsianum IMI 349063 chromosome 6, whole genome shotgun sequence genome:
CCATCTCCCTTTCCTGCGGCCCCTTTACCGGAACAACCTCCATAGACCAAGATAAGCCAGACCCATCGAGATGCTGGCAACGCCCAGCTTGCGGCTTCTCATTCCGAACATCGAGCCGGACTTGAGGATCGCCGCGTGTTGCCGTTCGAGGTGGGCCATGCCGGTGAGGTAGTTATAAGCTGCGAGGCCGATGAATGCACCGCCTCCTGTTTCGCGGGAGCATCGGATTAGTATCGTGGCCACCTTCAAGCGCAGCAGGCTCGGGGTTCCTCACCAACCACTCTACACGATGTGCAATCATCGCCGCGATCCTCGCGCAGGAGTTGGTCGAGATTCTCGGGCTTATCAAGGGTGCCCACGCTGGGGATCTTGTCGCCTCCTCCGATCATGGTGACAACTTCTCGGTGTTGGACTCTCAAAAGCGTTGCACTGGTCGTTGTCAGGTGCAGAGCGTCCGACGGTTTGTTTGCGACCTAGGTACATAGTACAATGCCCTACCAGTCCAGTAGCAGCATGCGCGGCCTGGAGCTTTGCTGAGCGACAGGGTTTTGGCGCATCTGATTGGCTGGGCTGAGATGAGCCCTGCACTAACATTTAATCCTATCATTCGACATGGGCACGCGTCCAGAGCGGCGGGATGTGTGGTCCCTCCGGAGCCCAGAAGAGCTCCAGCACCGACACTGACGTGCTGTCACCGAAAGCAATCTCCCCCCACCACCTCCTACAACCACGGCGCAGCCTCCGATGCCGACTTGAATGATGAACGGCGTTATTGAAGCGCTGCACATTTACGATGAGCACAAGTCAGTCGCATACATCACAGACCCCCAGAACCCCTCTGACTAACACCGCGCAGCCATGCCATCCTGTCGCACACGTACACTTCCCGCCCGCTGTCGGCGCAacacctcctccccctttACCTAGAGCACCCCGCGCCGCGACCGAACCTGATCTACCTGCCGAACACGAATCCACCGACGCTCGTCTTCAGTCTCAACCACGCCAATCTCTTGTTTCtggcgacctcgtcctctGAAATCGAGCCCCTCCTCGTTCTCGAGTTCGTCCACCGCATCATCGACGTCTTCGAGGAGTTCCTTGGCGCCCCCTTGCTGGCGCACAAGATCGAGAGCAATTACGATGTCGTTGCGCAGCTTCTCAACGAGATGTGCGACGCCGGCACCATCAGCACGACCGAACCGAATGCGCTGAGGGACttggtggaggtggagggcTGGGTTGGCAAGCTGCTCGGCAGCATTAACCTGCCCGGGTAAGGAACATCATGCTATCAGAATGATACAGAGCTGACGAAGGACTGTAGGAAACCTGGTAATTTTGGCACAGGTTTTGCCAACCCGAGCGCGCCATCGTTGATCGCACAGAATACCCCGGCGTTGCCCTGGCGCAGAGCTAACGTCCGGCATACATCTAACGAGATGTACTCAGACATCGTCGAGACCCTGACAGTCACGCTCGCGCCCTCTGGGAGGCCGCTGGCAGCATTCGCAAATGGCACGATAGCCTTCACCTGCAAGGTTTCCGGTATGCCCGACATTGTCATGACCTTGACGAGTCCATCCGGAAAACACAACTTGGCGGGCTTCATGGACCTCCCCGTGTTCCACCCGTGTGTGCGCTTGGCCCGGTGGAAGGAGCGGCCGGGCGAGCTCAGCTTCATACCGCCAGACGGACGGTTCATCTTGGCCAGCTACGAGGTCGACCTCTTGCCATTCACAAATGGCAAGAGTGGCAGCCTGAGCGCGAACAACCTCAAGTTGCCTGTCAACATTGAGATGAAGACGGGTCTGGGCCCGCTGGGCTCCGACTTTGAGGTTCGACTACATGTGAACAGGGTACTAGGAGCAAGTGGCCCATCGGCAGCAAGCCAGTACGgacgaggcggaggcggagcaggtcgaggatTCGGAGGGCCCCATCCCGGcacaccatcatcaccgctTATGGAGGATCTTGTGGTGACAGTGCCCCTGCCGGCCGAGGTTAGGAACCTGTCAGAGCTGCGGCCAAGCAAAGGCGACGCGAGCTTCAACCCCAGTGAAAGGGTACTCGAATGGCATGTGCCCACAAAGGAGCTGTCTACCGGCACGTCCTACTTCGGTCTCAGATGTACCGTGGTAGGACAGctggtggacgaggacgaggatgagctTGACCCGAACGGTTTCGGTTTCGGGAAGGCGTACGGCTACGACGAGCCGTATCAGAGCAGTCCGGTCCaggcgaagaagccgacCGAGAatgccgatgacgagaagGACGCGAAGAGGGTGGCGCAAAACAAAATGCTGATGCCaagctcggcgtcggtcaGCTTCTCGGTCAAGGGGTGGCTGCCGAGCGGGCTCAAGGTGGAGAGCATCATGCTCGACCCGCGCAAAAGTaaaggcctcggcgagggcgtgaAGCCGTACAAGGGCGTCAAGTACCTAACAGTAAGCAAGGGCGGTGTAGAGACGCGGTGTTAGACAAGACATTCTGCAGAGCAAACATGAAATAATGAGAATTATCCCACCTGACCTTCGATTTTTGGTGGATGTGATCTGACCGTTTACAAGATTCACATGCATCGGGGAGACGTCTAGTTCCAACGACTAGTGGGAGACTAGCCAAGTTTAAGTCCTTTGCGGTCTACACAGGCTACCTAGGTAGTAGATGTTCCACGACGCATATGTCACAAACGTGACAGGCAAGCCACAGAAATGGACAGTGGGAGAAGGCCGTGTgcgccgttgacgatggGCGAACCCAGATGTGGAATGTGGTCTCGGTGACTCGGGGGGAATTGACCCTGGTCCCTGAGGGGATCCATACAAGAATCCATTGagcccatcgccgccccCAACATCCCCCACTCCCGGCGCAGCGGAAACAGAAACACACCTCCAAGGCGTCTTCGCCAATCGCGGGGTTGTTCCTTTCCCCAGCGATTGGAGTGCTCAATctctctcggcctcgggacATTCGGCTAGGGGCGGCCACTAAAAGAAGGTAACTACCCATTCACTGGCGTCACCAAACGAGATAGGTCTGGGCGTCATGGTCCGACTGGCAACAGTGCGCACCACGTTCTCTTTCTTCAGACTTCCCCCCTCAAAAGGCCTAAGACACAGCCGCGCGCCCGGGCGGTGCATAAACTCTCGTGTGTGACACATTTTCAACCGGGCGCAAACCTGCATACCACGTCCTTCTTGAGATTGTTTTTTTAATTCTCTTCCATACTTGCTTCTAGAACGCCTGCGACGCCTTACCTGACCTTCGTCGAAAGAACAAAACTCCATGATTGCGACCATCTAGCTGCCCCAGCTCGTAATCGGCTGGcgctctccctctctctatctccctcccctcccctagGTCATGACTGCAGCTCCCGGAGCTCGCCACGCCCTCCGCCGAGGCACCGCGTGGGCCGACGGGCTCGCCTGCCTCGCCTGCCTCGGCCGCACAACGAGCTATGTGGCTTTCGGATCGAGTCGGCGGCAtgcttcctcttcgtcgcaAGGAAAACGGCCACGGACGGCGCTTTTCTTCCCAGGTTCGTGAGCTCTACAGCGCCGATTTGAAAGTGGCGGATgaaggggatggggggggggggggtgccgagagcTGGGAACTGACCTGTGTTAACGTCCGCCGCAGGCCAAGGAGTGCAAAAGGTCGGCATGATAACACCATGGCTCGAGGCGTTCCCGCGGACGGCAAAGCCCATCATCGAGGAAATTGACCACTACATGGGCTTCAAGCTATCCGACATCATTGCCGAGGGCCCCAGCAAGCTGTTGACCAGGACGCCCAACGCCCAGCccgccatcatggcgacCTCGATCCTGATCCTCCGCATCCTCGAGCGCGAGTTCGACTTTGACATCACCAAGCGCGTCGACGTGACGCTGGGTCACTCCCTCGGCGAATTCGCCGCGCTGGTGGCCGGCGGCTACCTCGAGTTCGAGGACAGCCTGTACCTGGTGCGCAAACGggccgaggccatggcggaGGCGACGcggcgcgccgtcgacgagtaCGGCGGCGAGTACGGCATGGTGGCCATCGTCACAGAGCCCGAGTATCTAGGCCCGCTGATCGCGGCGATTCACGATTTTGTGGGCCACTCAAGCGCCGGGTCCAAGGGCGACAGCTCCGAGGACGTACCGCCCATCGAGCAAGTGCtcatcgccaacatcaacagcAAGAACCAGATCGTGCTGAGCGGCAATATTGAGCGCATCAAGACGCTCTCGACGCACGTGCGGCAGTTCCTCGGCCACGACCCGCGGGCCGTGAGGTTAAACAGCGACAGCCCATTCCACAGCCCGCTCATGAAGCCCGCCGTCGGGGTGGTGAGGAGCATACTCTCGAAAAAGAGCCGCGTCAAGGGGCACGAGGGGAACGACATTGTCACGTTTCCGGGGAGGTTGCCGTGCGTAAGCAACGTGAGCGCGCGGCCGTTCGAGAGCAAGGAGGACGTAAAAGACCTTCTGGCACGGCAGTGTCTAGAGACGGTGCGGTGGTGGGACAGCATCAAGTACCTCGACCAAGAGGAGAAGGTGAGGCGGTGGATCGGTATCGGGCCCGGCAAGGTCGGGCGGAATCTGGTTGGCAAAGAGGTGGGCATGAGGGGCAAGGACTCggtcaagggcggcggcgtctgggGCATCACGGACCCGAGCGAGATCGAGGAGATGCTCAAGGGGCTGGATGAGACGGAGAAGGTCTCGGAGGACGAGATTGGCTGAGTAGGGAGGCCGATGGCCACACCAACGAGGGGCTACTGATATGTTTCCACGCGCATACTAGGAATTGTTGCAATGCGCTTCTTCTTTGCTGCAATGGGCTTGAAAGCTCATTGGAAAGGTCTGGCTTGAGCTGGAGTAATCGTTCATATACTTAATCGGCGTGTAGCGCCGTTTTCTATCACGGCAGCCCAACCCGTACAAAATACACTATTGAGATTCTCGACGGTTGTAGGTAGCTCTGGCTGGACCTCTCTGGTAAGCTGATGGCTGAACCCCCTGACTCCGGTGCGGGGCAGTCGAGAACGCACCAAGGGACCCAGAAAACAATTAAGCTCCAGTCCACACAAGCAAGCTAGAGCCTACCTACACAatgcctacctaggtaggtgTAGGTACATACCACCAACCTATCTTTACCCCAGCTCTCTCCAATCCCCAACATTCGACGAAGCAAACGACTACATCCGACTAACCTCGAAACAACGTTCTCCCGCCGCATCGCGTGTCCTTCTGAGAGCCCGGTAAGAGACAGGCCACGCCCTGGGCGGCGGATACATCCACCAAAGCGCACAAATGGCGACCGCAATCCCCTCGATAGCCTGCATAGGCATCATCGGCCGCAACGTACGTCCCGTCCTCTCTCCATCACAGGCCTTACGCCACCTGCCTCTGGCCCACGCTCGCTGCTTGAAGCTGCTTCATGCTGCTTCAAGCTGCGCTGTCCAATCCCCCCTTccgctcttcttctccccgcGCGCCCTTCCTTCGCAAACCCGCCCAAGCTAACCGACACCCGCCGCAGAACAACCCTCTCCACATCCAGATCTTCCCCTCGCACAACCCCTCCACAAACACCTTCGCGCCGATCCGCACGCCGCTCCAGTTCTCACTCCTGCTCTCCTCGACCCTCGACATCTTCGAGCTccgccacggcggcggcggcggcaacgccgcctccgggaacgccgccgccgtcgcgggaTCCAGCGGCACGGGCCTCTCGGGCGAGGTTGGTCTCCtgcacgccgtcgacgagcgcctTGCCGCCTACGGGTGGGAGACCAACACGGGGGTCAagatcgtcgtcgttgtggATATGCGCGGGCGCCGCGTTGCGGGGGGCGGGAGCGCGGCtgccgaggccgcggccAAGGGGCGGGGTGCCGTCGGACTGCGTGAGCAGGAGCTGCGGGTCGTCTTCCGGGCGGTGCAGAGCGCGTACGTGCGGCTGCTGCAGAACCCCTTTTATGAGCCCGACGAGCATTCTCCCGTGTCAGGGCGGGGCGGGCGGGTGATCAAGAGCAAGAAGTTCGAGGGGGAGGTCAGGAGGATCGGGGAGGCGTGGACGCCTGGGGTCACAAACCTCTAGGCCGAattttttttgggggggggggggggtaatTTCGAGCATTCTGGAGTCTTGGGCGTTATAAAAGAGGTAGATTTGGAAGGATGTCTTTTTGTTTGTTGTTCGAAATATCAATTGTGGTTGTCCATAAGGGGCCAGATGATACTGGCTCTATCAAATATCAGCCCTGCAAAGACTCAAAAggtctcgacgtcgtcttccaTGCGACGTATGCTCGGAAGTTCCTGCACCGCCAGAATGCTATGCCATGCGCCGTTCTATGTGCTTTTATCCAACGAACTCGGGGAAAAGTAACCATGGAAAGAAATGGTATAGGCAAGCCCACAAGAGGGGTTCGGCAACAGCCGCTGGTGGGAGGTTTGGCCCAGATGATCAACGGTCGGGAACTTTCGGTTAGTGTGCCAATCCAACACTCCCATAGATCGACTATTCGGACCTCATAGGAACCAACAGATTCCgcagaaccccccccctcaaaaCATTCTCATCTCCCCTGAGACGACTCATCGCGTCGCCGTTCCGCCTCCTCCAAGGCCTGCCACCTGTCAATCACAAGCTTATCCGTCCCAAACGGTTCGTCGATAGGCCGCGACGGGCCCATAGTGGCATCAgtctgccgccgcggcagcAAGGGTTCGTCCTTCtttggcctcgacggcgctgaGTCCTCCCAGTGCCGTGCCGTGCGCGGAACGGGCGTCCACCAGTCCGCCGGCTCACTCCCGGCCCCACGGGCGTGCCATGCAGCACTGCACAGCTCCCATAGCCGGCTCGCGGCGCGCCGATAGGCGAAGCGCTCGTCTTCGCCGATAAAGCCAGCCGTGTTGCTAAAGTTGGGACTGGAGGCCCCCGTGGCGCTGCTGACGTTGCCGAGGCGGCCAAAGTCCGAGTCTTGGTCCGGGTCGTATTTCGAAGTGGGCAGCTCCGTGTCGTAGTAGGAGATGTTGGGGCGGAAGGGCGCGGCTTGGTCTTGGTATACCTCGGCGATGGTCTCGGAGTGGATCGCGTCTGAGTCTATAACTTCTTCGCCCGTCTCCGCCCTGgaagcggcggcagcggccgcAAGAaccgcctcggcctgggcggcaCGGATGTCCGGGAAGAAGAGGTCGTCGGGCCCAGCCTCGGCGCGGACGAAGAGCTTGCAGCGAGCCTCGTAGAGAGCGTCGAGGAGAGTGATGAAGCGGCGGGCCTCATTCTTGTGCAGCGTCGTCATGGTTGGGACAttgtcgacgatgaaggtGTGGTAGGTGGAGGCCATGGTCACGTAATCGGCGGGACCGAATgtggcgacgaggtcgtcaaagtcccagtggacgac
This genomic interval carries:
- a CDS encoding Adaptor complexes medium subunit family protein → MMNGVIEALHIYDEHNHAILSHTYTSRPLSAQHLLPLYLEHPAPRPNLIYLPNTNPPTLVFSLNHANLLFLATSSSEIEPLLVLEFVHRIIDVFEEFLGAPLLAHKIESNYDVVAQLLNEMCDAGTISTTEPNALRDLVEVEGWVGKLLGSINLPGKPGNFGTGFANPSAPSLIAQNTPALPWRRANVRHTSNEMYSDIVETLTVTLAPSGRPLAAFANGTIAFTCKVSGMPDIVMTLTSPSGKHNLAGFMDLPVFHPCVRLARWKERPGELSFIPPDGRFILASYEVDLLPFTNGKSGSLSANNLKLPVNIEMKTGLGPLGSDFEVRLHVNRVLGASGPSAASQYGRGGGGAGRGFGGPHPGTPSSPLMEDLVVTVPLPAEVRNLSELRPSKGDASFNPSERVLEWHVPTKELSTGTSYFGLRCTVVGQLVDEDEDELDPNGFGFGKAYGYDEPYQSSPVQAKKPTENADDEKDAKRVAQNKMLMPSSASVSFSVKGWLPSGLKVESIMLDPRKSKGLGEGVKPYKGVKYLTVSKGGVETRC
- a CDS encoding Malonyl CoA-acyl carrier protein transacylase, which produces MITPWLEAFPRTAKPIIEEIDHYMGFKLSDIIAEGPSKLLTRTPNAQPAIMATSILILRILEREFDFDITKRVDVTLGHSLGEFAALVAGGYLEFEDSLYLVRKRAEAMAEATRRAVDEYGGEYGMVAIVTEPEYLGPLIAAIHDFVGHSSAGSKGDSSEDVPPIEQVLIANINSKNQIVLSGNIERIKTLSTHVRQFLGHDPRAVRLNSDSPFHSPLMKPAVGVVRSILSKKSRVKGHEGNDIVTFPGRLPCVSNVSARPFESKEDVKDLLARQCLETVRWWDSIKYLDQEEKVRRWIGIGPGKVGRNLVGKEVGMRGKDSVKGGGVWGITDPSEIEEMLKGLDETEKVSEDEIG